In one window of Zingiber officinale cultivar Zhangliang chromosome 11A, Zo_v1.1, whole genome shotgun sequence DNA:
- the LOC122032001 gene encoding probable glycosyltransferase 7, with translation MGASSVATTRRPSKASFSCLSRVLVVLAAAVALLVVFYGVYTTYSSNFSSPVVDSRSRVPPRHRGRLPDATFYDDPSLSYAIDRPVADWDAKRREWRRLNPHLAGDGQRILMVSGSQPGPCRNPVGDHLLLRLFKNKADYCRRHGIELFYNTALLHPKMGSYWAKIPAIRAAMLAHPEAEWVWWVDSDAAFTDMDSELPMGRYRFHNMVLHGWAHLVYEKRSWVSLNAGVFLIRNCQWSLDFMAEWASMSPISPDYARWGKILKEELNDKLYNESDDQSALVYILLKQKERWGDKIYLESEFELESYWLKTLGRLEEFAGAYAAVERQEEGMRRRHAEPASRAYGRMREKRMMGVEKLRRPLITHFTGCQPCSGDLNKMYTAESCWEGMQRALHFADDQVLRDYGFRHANLLTADVIPLPFDYPAATS, from the exons ATGGGGGCGTCTTCCGTGGCTACGACTCGCCGCCCCTCCAAGGCCTCCTTCTCTTGCCTCTCTCGCGTCCTCGTCGTTCTCGCCGCCGCCGTCGCCCTCCTCGTTGTTTTCTACGGCGTCTATACCACTTACTCATCCAACTTCTCCTCCCCCGTCGTGGATTCTCGCTCCCGCGTCCCGCCGAGGCACCGCGGCCGCCTTCCGGACGCCACCTTCTACGACGACCCCTCCCTCTCCTACGCCATCGACCGCCCGGTCGCCGACTGGGACGCGAAGCGCCGGGAGTGGCGCCGCCTGAACCCCCACCTCGCCGGCGACGGCCAGCGGATCCTGATGGTGAGCGGGTCCCAGCCGGGCCCGTGCCGCAATCCGGTGGGGGACCACCTCTTGCTGCGCCTGTTCAAGAACAAGGCCGACTACTGCCGCCGCCATGGCATCGAGTTGTTCTACAACACGGCGCTGCTCCACCCGAAGATGGGCTCCTACTGGGCCAAAATTCCTGCGATCCGGGCGGCCATGCTGGCCCACCCGGAGGCTGAGTGGGTCTGGTGGGTCGACTCCGATGCGGCCTTCACGGACATGGACTCGGAGCTGCCGATGGGCCGCTACCGGTTCCATAACATGGTGCTGCATGGCTGGGCCCACCTTGTCTACGAGAAGCGTAGCTGGGTCAGCCTCAACGCCGGCGTCTTCCTCATTCGCAACTGCCAATGGTCGCTCGACTTCATGGCGGAGTGGGCCTCCATGAGCCCTATTTCCCCCGACTACGCTAGATGGGGCAAGATCCTCAAGGAAGAGCTCAACGACAAG TTGTATAACGAATCGGACGACCAATCGGCGCTCGTCTACATCCTCCTGAAGCAGAAGGAGCGATGGGGCGACAAGATCTACCTCGAGAGCGAGTTTGAATTAGAGAGCTACTGGCTGAAGACGCTGGGGCGGCTGGAGGAGTTCGCGGGGGCGTATGCGGCGGTGGAGCGGCAGGAGGAAGGGATGCGGCGGAGGCACGCGGAGCCGGCGAGCAGGGCCTACGGGCGGATGCGGGAGAAGCGCATGATGGGGGTGGAGAAGCTTCGGCGGCCGCTGATCACACACTTCACCGGGTGCCAGCCATGCAGCGGAGACCTCAACAAGATGTACACTGCGGAGAGCTGCTGGGAAGGGATGCAGAGGGCGTTGCACTTCGCCGACGACCAGGTGCTCCGTGACTACGGCTTCCGCCACGCCAACCTCCTCACCGCCGACGTCATCCCGCTGCCCTTCGATTACCCTGCGGCCACGAGCTAA